The genomic stretch GTCCTTCAGGCAGCACCGTTCCCATTGGCGCTAGAATGGACCCAAATGCATCCATGAATAAGGAAAGCGAGCGAATTCGGTCATACGATTTGCCGACACGTCCAAATTCGCCAAGCGGTGATTGATAATCGTACGTAATTTTTGGAAGACCGTATTCATTGAGATAGCCATGCTTGCCCTGCGGATTAGATCCGCCGTGATACATATAATACCCAAGCAGGTTGCTTCCGCTCGCCAGCTTAACGAGCGTCATCGCTTCCACGCTCTCTGGACTTACATTCGGGCGAGCCGTGTAGCTCACCTGCATGCCGCCTGCCATCTCGCAATAAGCTACAGGATATTCAAGCGTATCATAATTAACTGCCTCGGAAGGAAGCACATGAAGATCACGGTAAATATACTCGCCGCTTGGCGGCTGATTAGGAATCCACGGCGTGTAGGCGTAGCCTGCCAGCATTGGCAGCGTATCCGTCTCTGGGACTGCGGCTCCTCCCCAAGCGGTAGCTGTGAAGAACATTGGCGTAATGCCTGCTTCCTCCGCTATGCGGCGCAGCTCAGCCAGATGCTCATTGCCCCCTTTGCCTGAAGACATAAATACGCCTGCTTTGTAGCCCCACGAATCAAGCGGCGCGCCGCAGTGCATAAATTCATTTTCCAGCTGAACAGCGATGACAGGACCGCCCTCTTGGAATAAGGAGCCTTTGACCTGCTTCGCGATTTGACGATAAAGGCGCTTCGCATAAAACAAATATTGCTCATCGTTCGAGCGGATCTCCAGCGGCTTGCCGAATACCCAATCCGGAATACCGCCATTTCTCACCTCGCCATGGCAAAACGGACCAATACGAAGGACGAGAGGCAGCTCATGCTTCGCACAAAGGTCAACAAAATGACGCAAATTACGATTTTCGCTCCAGTTGAAGATGCCTTCCTCTTCCTCATGGTAATTCCAGAAAATATAAGTTGCGATGACATTTACACCGCCAGCCTTCATTTTAAGAAGCTCTTCCTCCCAATGAAGATAAGAAAAACGCGAGAAATGAAATTCGCCAACGACAGGAATAATCGGCTGTTCATTCCGCAGCATATAAAAATTCGTAAACCCGTAGCTCTCCCCTTTAGGGTTCGTTCCTTTGCTGCCTGCGAGCTTTCCTGGCTTGATCTCTTTATTCAGACCATCCAGCTTAAGTGAATAAGTTGTCATAATAGCGATTCCTCCTAGTTAGTGCTATATCAAAATACATGAGTAGAATAGAAATAATCGAATTCTCTATCATCGTATCAAACCGTTGCTAAAGGATACAGGGCATATTTTCAACATATTGGTTGCTAAGTCAACCTTGAAGCGGCTTAGCATTATTTTCACGCCAAAAATGGCAGTGCTCCGCTTAAAACAGAAAATCCGGTAGGACGGTTAATCGAAAACTGGCAAGTGTCGAGTGCGGATACCGTGCTGACAGCAACCGAAATCTGACATTGCTCACCCGGATTCAGCGGCGGAATTTCCAATGTATGCTTGCTGCCGTTCTCTTCTTCTAAAATAAATTGATAGCCGTTAACCGAGTGGCATGGAATATCGTCACGCAGTACCAATGCAATAGATAACACTTGATCCTTTTCAATAGAGGCTCCGACTAATTCGATTGGAGATCCAATCTCACGCAGCGCCTGATACGAGGGCTTAGGATTGCCGTACAGATCAGTGGTCCCATGAACTCTTTGACGCAGCCTCCCTGTCCCTTCCTCTCCCATTTGAGTCCGATAATCATTTAAACTGAAAAAGATAAGAGCAGCGATTCCTTGATGCTTGCGATACTCCGTAGTTTTCTGCTGCAATATTTCAATTCTTTTTGGATCGCCGCCCGTAAAGGCCGGCTCGCATAGACCGTATTCTGCTACAACCAGCGGTTTGTCTGGATAAGCCTCATCAATGCTATGAATGACCTCCTTCATATCAAGATCCCCATGCCATGTACCGATGTAGTCATTCCACATCAACAAATCACCGGTGCCAGTTGCATCGATTTGCGGCTTAAAATGCACCGAATTACTTACATAGTTGATTAATCTGCCGCTATCGAGAGTGAGCATATAAGACTTCAATTGCTGCATGTATATAATCGTGCGCTCATCCTGTCCATTAACCTCGTTGCCCATCCCCCAAGCATAAACGCAAGGATGATTATAATGCCTATTGATCATTTCCTCCGCATGCTGCTTGGCAATGGGCAGTAAGCTTGCATCCGGTTCACTAGGCTGCTGCCAATGCGGAATCTCCTCCTGCACGAGAAGGCCATGACGGTCACACCAGTCCAGTAAACGACTATCCTGCTGCCAGTGAAATCTGGTGATTACACAATTGGCATGCTTGATCTGCTTTAGCACCTCTATGAGATCAGCTTCCGACTCCGCCATTCCTTTGTCTGGATGTGAGCCCGGCATCCATTCTACGCCCATTAAGCGAACTGGCTCACGATTAAGCAGCAGCTGATTGCCTACCGTCTTTATTTCTCGGAAGCCAATATCTAAGCTTAGCTGATCGGTCGCTTCCCCCTCCGATATAAGCAAAATATGGACGTTATATAGATGAGGATGGTCAAAATGCCACAGCTTTGGCTGTGCGATCGTTAGCTCATTAAGCAGCAGCTTTCCTTCATTTACAACTAAATCATAGCTGTCGCTTGCCATTGACTTGTCCTTTAACGAAACAGAGAGTCTCACCGTAATCGCCTTATTTTCTAAGCCAGCTTGTTGCCATAGACGTATTTCGCCTCGAATCGTACCCGATTCCGCAGAAGCGCTATGTTCAGTGAAATTGGGAATCGCATCAATTTTGGCATAATCAATCGCTATGCCCCCTGTAACCAATAACGACACACCACGAATGATTCCTCCGTCATCTGCCCAATCGAAGCTATTTCGAATCGGCAGCGCTTGCTCA from Paenibacillus sp. FSL H8-0548 encodes the following:
- a CDS encoding beta-galactosidase — translated: MTTYSLKLDGLNKEIKPGKLAGSKGTNPKGESYGFTNFYMLRNEQPIIPVVGEFHFSRFSYLHWEEELLKMKAGGVNVIATYIFWNYHEEEEGIFNWSENRNLRHFVDLCAKHELPLVLRIGPFCHGEVRNGGIPDWVFGKPLEIRSNDEQYLFYAKRLYRQIAKQVKGSLFQEGGPVIAVQLENEFMHCGAPLDSWGYKAGVFMSSGKGGNEHLAELRRIAEEAGITPMFFTATAWGGAAVPETDTLPMLAGYAYTPWIPNQPPSGEYIYRDLHVLPSEAVNYDTLEYPVAYCEMAGGMQVSYTARPNVSPESVEAMTLVKLASGSNLLGYYMYHGGSNPQGKHGYLNEYGLPKITYDYQSPLGEFGRVGKSYDRIRSLSLFMDAFGSILAPMGTVLPEGQSDIHPEDTESLRWCVRQKDGSGFLFLNNFQDHLELPDQKDIRIELETAKGKVVFPHNGTLKLKQNVSAVLPFNLELEGAMLVTATVQPLTKLNAAGQPILVFYAQQGLAPELVFSRSTVAAVSTDSAEAAIEEDVIVVTPQVGKQHGFTLTLTSGEHVQVLVLSREEALQTYKFTIWGEERLVISYSRLYVKDERLVSTSEGKASWSVSICPVLPEQAILASQGVAEGQQEGLFHTFKIEVPTYKPGLTINKPMERSALVQIDTNWPSHVSDLFLQVEYDGDVAGAYLDNQLLTDHIHYGEAWPIGLKQFKDDLENKELHLSITPLRKGTVHTFVNQALVERFEGVEIAVFHRIEPIPYYTTALFKAFK
- a CDS encoding glycoside hydrolase family 2 — protein: MTVRLTLDLSENWQFQADPEGSGLEQQWFKDGLPNARSIKVPHTWNVEQGLEEYRGLAWYAYDLNISESWQGKLIRLQFDAVYRDAVVWLNGRQVGHHYHSGYTTFVLDITSYVHHGQSNRLVVSVNNENSEQALPIRNSFDWADDGGIIRGVSLLVTGGIAIDYAKIDAIPNFTEHSASAESGTIRGEIRLWQQAGLENKAITVRLSVSLKDKSMASDSYDLVVNEGKLLLNELTIAQPKLWHFDHPHLYNVHILLISEGEATDQLSLDIGFREIKTVGNQLLLNREPVRLMGVEWMPGSHPDKGMAESEADLIEVLKQIKHANCVITRFHWQQDSRLLDWCDRHGLLVQEEIPHWQQPSEPDASLLPIAKQHAEEMINRHYNHPCVYAWGMGNEVNGQDERTIIYMQQLKSYMLTLDSGRLINYVSNSVHFKPQIDATGTGDLLMWNDYIGTWHGDLDMKEVIHSIDEAYPDKPLVVAEYGLCEPAFTGGDPKRIEILQQKTTEYRKHQGIAALIFFSLNDYRTQMGEEGTGRLRQRVHGTTDLYGNPKPSYQALREIGSPIELVGASIEKDQVLSIALVLRDDIPCHSVNGYQFILEEENGSKHTLEIPPLNPGEQCQISVAVSTVSALDTCQFSINRPTGFSVLSGALPFLA